The following are from one region of the Methanoculleus caldifontis genome:
- a CDS encoding cache domain-containing protein yields MKISFTSFLCLCALGLVLITAGCMQTEPGTPGTPEPAIHTSNETLVAFVESAVAYAHANGKEKALAEFSDPNGTFVRGELYIYAYDFNNVALAHPFDPDKIGVSRMGELDAFGNPYTRQFIDAAKNGSGFVRFYYVNPAHNRTVESKLGYVMKVDEDWWLGSGVYTGPAPTPMRTNATTIPDLTGNWTAAMAGYEGSTGFTDYPTVTMTMTVSEQHGRIFSGYTVFTTANGTEIRTPIAGAIGRDGRALATAEQDGGYCFGEIVGPDEIELTYLQDGEQYGVAIDSLKRV; encoded by the coding sequence ATGAAGATCTCCTTTACATCGTTCCTGTGCCTCTGCGCCCTCGGCCTGGTTCTGATAACTGCCGGGTGCATGCAGACTGAGCCCGGAACCCCCGGAACCCCCGAACCCGCGATCCACACCTCGAACGAGACGCTCGTCGCCTTCGTCGAGAGCGCGGTTGCGTATGCACACGCAAACGGCAAAGAAAAGGCCCTCGCCGAGTTTTCCGACCCGAACGGAACATTCGTCCGGGGCGAACTCTACATCTACGCCTACGACTTCAACAATGTCGCCCTCGCCCACCCGTTCGACCCCGATAAGATCGGCGTGAGCCGGATGGGCGAACTCGATGCGTTCGGCAACCCCTACACCCGGCAGTTCATCGACGCGGCGAAGAACGGCTCCGGATTCGTCCGGTTCTACTACGTCAACCCTGCGCACAACCGGACGGTCGAATCCAAACTGGGCTACGTGATGAAGGTGGACGAGGACTGGTGGCTCGGCTCCGGGGTCTACACGGGGCCGGCACCCACCCCGATGCGTACAAACGCCACGACCATCCCCGACCTCACCGGCAACTGGACCGCGGCCATGGCAGGATACGAAGGGAGCACGGGGTTCACCGACTACCCCACCGTCACGATGACGATGACCGTATCCGAACAGCATGGCCGGATCTTCTCCGGCTATACCGTGTTTACGACCGCGAACGGCACGGAGATCCGGACGCCGATCGCCGGCGCCATCGGGCGTGACGGCAGGGCCCTCGCCACCGCCGAACAAGACGGCGGCTACTGTTTCGGCGAGATCGTGGGACCGGACGAGATCGAACTGACCTACCTGCAAGACGGCGAGCAGTACGGCGTTGCGATCGACTCGCTGAAGAGAGTGTAG
- a CDS encoding DUF1894 domain-containing protein, translated as MGGCLEALKPEILFSQASFKEARDYIKTNVREYYEVEPGYKIFDVHIIGVPPLYVGVEGDYVIFPYTKPCHGTFVVKVVGGEEIERLRARKK; from the coding sequence ATGGGCGGCTGTCTCGAAGCGTTAAAACCCGAGATTCTCTTCTCGCAGGCCTCCTTTAAGGAGGCGCGGGACTATATCAAGACGAACGTCCGTGAATACTACGAGGTCGAGCCGGGCTACAAGATCTTCGACGTCCACATCATCGGCGTTCCGCCGCTCTATGTCGGCGTCGAGGGCGATTACGTGATCTTCCCCTACACCAAGCCCTGCCACGGGACGTTCGTGGTGAAGGTCGTGGGCGGCGAGGAGATCGAGCGGCTGCGGGCGAGGAAGAAGTAG
- a CDS encoding DUF1890 domain-containing protein → MTEENQKTALILLGCPQVPVQTSMALYLVHGLKEHGIRPVVAGTVAARRLMEVADPGRFYLGEMADLDETIDEITEKQRDFDLCFVFIHNDSGVAYAGTMAYISKARVYALLFGEHAEDLAGEIEFPCEVVAAKAVHNPMPLKRKLDEVMRWAAVSKR, encoded by the coding sequence ATGACAGAGGAGAACCAGAAGACTGCACTGATCCTGCTCGGATGCCCGCAGGTCCCGGTCCAGACGAGCATGGCGCTCTACCTGGTCCACGGCTTGAAGGAGCATGGCATCCGGCCGGTGGTCGCCGGGACGGTGGCCGCGCGGAGACTGATGGAGGTCGCCGACCCCGGCAGATTCTACCTTGGGGAGATGGCCGACCTCGACGAAACGATCGACGAGATCACGGAGAAGCAGCGGGACTTCGACCTCTGCTTCGTCTTCATCCACAACGACTCCGGGGTCGCCTACGCGGGCACCATGGCCTATATCTCGAAGGCACGGGTCTACGCGCTCCTCTTCGGGGAGCACGCGGAAGATCTCGCCGGCGAGATCGAGTTCCCCTGCGAGGTCGTCGCGGCGAAGGCCGTGCACAACCCGATGCCGTTGAAGCGCAAACTTGACGAGGTGATGAGATGGGCGGCTGTCTCGAAGCGTTAA
- the fdhD gene encoding formate dehydrogenase accessory sulfurtransferase FdhD, translating into MMEIVCRAGVQVTGEGAREVHDDIIVEDRVRLFLNDEPLTTLVASADRLDDLGVGFVISEGLVDAVDAVEVEGNDVRITAPARRDVELATESSGGSCALCEPKRVGSSITVTAETIRAVTASIESEVWRKTGAVHCSVLFCDGEFVTRACDVGRHNTVDKVVGYAALRGLDRSTCILGCTGRQPAGMVAKAANAGIPIVVSRAASTDRGILTAERAGLTLVCFSRGERFTIYTHPERVSDIFEELEKARA; encoded by the coding sequence ATGATGGAGATCGTCTGCCGCGCAGGCGTCCAGGTGACGGGCGAGGGCGCGCGCGAGGTCCACGACGATATCATCGTCGAGGACCGCGTCAGGCTCTTCCTGAACGATGAACCCCTGACAACCCTGGTGGCGAGCGCCGATCGCCTCGACGACCTCGGCGTGGGGTTCGTCATCAGCGAGGGGCTCGTCGATGCGGTCGACGCGGTGGAGGTCGAAGGAAACGACGTCCGTATCACCGCCCCGGCCCGGAGGGACGTCGAGCTCGCGACGGAGTCGTCGGGGGGCTCCTGCGCGCTCTGCGAGCCGAAGCGGGTCGGATCCTCGATCACCGTCACGGCAGAGACGATCCGTGCGGTCACGGCATCGATCGAGTCCGAGGTCTGGCGGAAGACGGGGGCCGTCCACTGCTCGGTCCTCTTCTGCGACGGCGAGTTCGTCACCCGGGCCTGCGATGTCGGCCGGCACAACACCGTCGACAAGGTCGTGGGCTACGCGGCCCTCCGGGGGCTCGACCGGTCGACCTGCATCCTCGGCTGTACCGGGAGGCAACCGGCGGGGATGGTCGCGAAGGCGGCGAACGCGGGTATCCCGATCGTCGTCTCCCGTGCCGCCTCGACCGATCGCGGCATCCTGACGGCGGAGCGGGCGGGGCTCACCCTGGTCTGCTTCTCGCGGGGGGAGCGGTTCACCATCTACACGCATCCGGAGCGTGTATCCGACATCTTTGAGGAACTGGAGAAGGCCAGAGCATGA
- the cutA gene encoding divalent-cation tolerance protein CutA gives MVLPEYIVVFCTAPAGEAEAIAKALVDARLAACVNVTGVQSCYRWEGAVHDEPERLLIVKTRQSLLDPLIARIKGLHSYEVPEIIAMPIVGGYAPYLDWIREETT, from the coding sequence ATGGTTCTCCCGGAATATATCGTGGTCTTCTGCACGGCTCCCGCCGGCGAGGCGGAGGCGATCGCGAAGGCGCTCGTCGATGCCCGGCTCGCCGCCTGCGTGAACGTCACCGGCGTGCAGTCCTGCTACCGCTGGGAGGGGGCGGTTCACGACGAACCGGAACGGCTCCTGATCGTCAAGACGCGGCAGAGCCTCCTCGACCCGCTCATCGCGAGGATCAAGGGGCTCCACAGTTACGAGGTTCCCGAGATCATCGCGATGCCGATCGTCGGGGGCTACGCGCCGTACCTCGACTGGATACGGGAGGAGACAACATGA
- the nifU gene encoding Fe-S cluster assembly scaffold protein NifU yields MYTERVMEEFTNPKNVGELADADGVGEVGSPSCGDIMRIYLKIEDDRITDVRFRTFGCAAAIASSSMATRMIRGMTLDEAWDLSNGDVVAALGGLPDAKVHCSLLARDAIRAAVNDYRARRGLPPRETGSCGGDGCGCHPKNG; encoded by the coding sequence ATGTATACAGAGAGAGTGATGGAAGAGTTCACGAACCCCAAGAACGTGGGCGAGCTTGCGGACGCCGACGGCGTCGGCGAGGTGGGGAGCCCGTCCTGCGGGGATATCATGCGCATCTACCTCAAGATCGAGGACGACCGGATCACCGACGTCCGGTTCAGGACGTTTGGGTGCGCAGCGGCGATCGCCTCGAGTTCGATGGCCACACGGATGATCCGGGGGATGACCCTCGACGAGGCGTGGGACCTCTCGAACGGCGACGTCGTCGCGGCCCTCGGCGGCCTCCCCGACGCGAAGGTCCACTGTTCGCTCCTCGCCCGGGACGCGATCCGGGCCGCCGTCAACGACTACCGGGCCCGCCGGGGGCTTCCTCCGCGGGAGACGGGTTCCTGCGGCGGGGACGGGTGCGGCTGCCACCCCAAGAACGGTTAA
- the nifS gene encoding cysteine desulfurase NifS: MSNQDQRPVYMDHAATTFTKPEVLAAMEPYFSRYFGNPSSLYRFAGEPRKGVEAARGQVAAALGATPGEIYFCAGGSEADNWAIKGVALANHKRGDHIVTTAIEHHAVLHTCEWLEKQGFSVTYLPVDKFGRVDPGEVEEAITGRTILVSVMAANNEIGTVQPIARIGKIARDRGVLFHTDAVQAVGAVPIDVDAMGIDLLSLSAHKFYGPKGIGALYVRRGSRLENLVHGGGQERGRRAGTENVPGIVGLGRAIELATADIEGHNRRLAAMRDRLIRGVLDAIPDSRLNGHPTERLANNANFSFRYVEGESILLMLDARGIAASTGSACSSASLEPSHVLLATGLPHEEAHGSLRLTLGDANSEEDVDYVLEVLPDVIGRLRQISPLTPPAGKKVQEAE, translated from the coding sequence ATGAGCAATCAGGATCAGCGTCCCGTGTACATGGACCACGCGGCGACGACATTCACGAAACCCGAAGTCCTCGCGGCGATGGAGCCGTACTTCTCCCGATACTTCGGGAACCCCTCCTCCCTCTACCGGTTCGCCGGCGAGCCCCGGAAAGGTGTCGAGGCGGCGCGGGGGCAGGTGGCGGCGGCTCTCGGCGCGACCCCCGGGGAGATCTACTTCTGCGCCGGCGGGAGCGAGGCCGACAACTGGGCGATCAAGGGCGTCGCCCTCGCGAACCACAAGCGCGGCGACCACATCGTCACGACCGCGATCGAGCACCACGCGGTCCTCCACACCTGCGAGTGGCTCGAGAAGCAGGGGTTCTCCGTCACCTACCTCCCCGTGGATAAGTTCGGCCGGGTGGACCCGGGCGAGGTCGAGGAGGCGATCACGGGCCGGACGATCCTCGTCTCGGTGATGGCGGCGAACAACGAGATCGGGACGGTCCAGCCGATCGCCCGGATCGGCAAAATTGCGCGCGACCGCGGCGTCCTCTTCCACACCGACGCCGTCCAGGCGGTGGGAGCGGTCCCGATCGATGTGGACGCGATGGGGATCGACCTCCTCTCGCTCTCGGCCCACAAGTTCTACGGCCCGAAGGGGATCGGGGCGCTCTACGTCCGGCGGGGGAGCCGGCTTGAGAACCTCGTCCACGGGGGCGGCCAGGAGCGCGGCCGGCGGGCCGGGACCGAGAACGTCCCCGGGATCGTCGGCCTGGGGCGGGCGATCGAACTTGCGACCGCCGATATCGAGGGGCATAACCGCCGGCTCGCCGCGATGCGGGACCGCCTGATCCGGGGCGTCCTCGACGCGATCCCGGACTCCCGGCTGAACGGCCACCCGACCGAGCGGCTCGCGAACAACGCGAACTTCAGTTTCCGCTACGTCGAGGGGGAGTCCATCCTGCTGATGCTCGACGCCCGCGGGATCGCGGCCTCGACGGGGAGCGCCTGCTCCTCGGCGTCGCTTGAGCCCTCGCACGTGCTGCTCGCGACCGGCCTTCCTCACGAAGAGGCGCACGGCTCGCTCCGGCTCACCCTCGGCGACGCGAACTCAGAGGAGGACGTCGACTACGTCCTCGAAGTGCTCCCCGACGTGATCGGGCGGCTCCGGCAGATCTCGCCGCTGACGCCGCCTGCCGGCAAAAAAGTGCAGGAGGCCGAGTGA
- a CDS encoding LL-diaminopimelate aminotransferase yields the protein MYSRRMDHLPPYLFARIDAMKEEKMRQGVDVIDLGVGDPDLPTPPHIVEALCTAARDPKNHHYPSYTGMLAYRQAVADWYKGRFGIDLEAKKEVLALIGSKEGIAHIAEAFVNPGEVVLAADPGYPVYKTSTLFAEGKVHELPIRAENDFLPVLEDIPADVVKQAKLMFINYPNNPTAAIAPLSFFEEVVEFAREHNIIVVHDNAYSEITFDGYKAPSFLEVDGAMEVGIEMHSLSKTYNMTGWRIGMACGNPEIIAGLGRVKTNVDSGAFDAIQHAAITALTGPQDCVQQACGIYQERRDALVKGLSEIGLDVRAPKATFYVWAPVDDCMAFSAKLLDQAGIVATPGVGFGKNGEGFVRFAITRSIERIDEAVERMRGLDL from the coding sequence ATGTACTCAAGACGGATGGATCACCTTCCCCCCTACCTTTTTGCACGCATCGATGCGATGAAAGAGGAGAAAATGCGCCAGGGCGTCGATGTCATCGACCTCGGGGTCGGCGACCCCGACCTCCCCACCCCGCCGCATATCGTGGAGGCGCTCTGCACCGCGGCCCGGGACCCGAAGAACCACCACTACCCCTCCTACACCGGGATGCTCGCCTACCGCCAGGCGGTGGCCGACTGGTACAAGGGCAGGTTCGGCATCGACCTGGAGGCAAAGAAAGAGGTCCTCGCGCTCATCGGGTCCAAGGAGGGCATCGCCCACATCGCCGAGGCGTTCGTCAACCCGGGCGAGGTCGTCCTCGCCGCCGATCCCGGCTACCCCGTCTACAAGACCTCCACCCTCTTTGCCGAGGGAAAGGTCCACGAACTCCCCATCAGGGCGGAGAACGACTTCCTCCCGGTCCTTGAGGATATCCCCGCCGACGTCGTGAAACAGGCGAAGTTGATGTTTATCAACTACCCGAACAACCCCACGGCCGCAATCGCACCCCTCTCGTTCTTTGAGGAGGTCGTCGAGTTCGCGCGGGAGCACAACATCATCGTCGTCCACGACAACGCCTACTCCGAGATCACCTTCGACGGCTATAAGGCGCCCTCGTTCCTCGAAGTCGACGGCGCGATGGAGGTCGGGATCGAGATGCACTCGCTCTCGAAGACCTACAACATGACCGGGTGGCGGATCGGGATGGCCTGCGGGAACCCCGAGATCATCGCCGGGCTCGGCCGGGTCAAGACCAACGTCGACTCGGGCGCGTTCGACGCCATCCAGCACGCCGCGATCACCGCGCTCACCGGGCCCCAGGACTGCGTGCAGCAGGCCTGCGGCATCTACCAGGAGCGGCGGGACGCGCTCGTGAAAGGCCTCTCCGAGATCGGCCTTGACGTCCGTGCCCCGAAGGCGACCTTCTACGTCTGGGCGCCGGTCGACGACTGCATGGCCTTCTCCGCGAAGCTCCTCGACCAGGCCGGGATCGTCGCGACCCCCGGAGTAGGGTTCGGGAAGAACGGCGAAGGGTTCGTCCGGTTCGCGATCACCCGCTCCATCGAGCGGATCGACGAGGCCGTAGAGCGGATGCGGGGGCTCGACCTGTGA
- the lysA gene encoding diaminopimelate decarboxylase, producing the protein MILPSHLSVRDGRLAIGEHDTVELAGRFGTPLYVTSEDRIRENFQRLSGALTAHYPKVRLLYAAKANGNLAIFKILASQGAGADVFSAGEVALALAAGMRPASLLFNGSSKTPADLALAVEKGIRVSVDSPDELRQLDAAAGEAGKTVDIAFRVNPAIEVPTHPKIATGLATSKFGIPAARILDAYREALALEHVNPIGIHCHIGSQILAVEPFAREVEVLIGVARDLIEIGVNPKFIDIGGGLGIPYRRETDRAPTPEEYAGAVMPIFLRGIKELGIEPELWVEPGRWLVADSTVLLTRVNSVKTAHKTFANVDAGFNLLVRPTMYDSYHEVVAANKADAPAVREYSVTGPICETGDILAKDRMLPELAAGDIIAVLDAGAYGFAMSSQYNSRPRCAEVLLAGNRAALMRRAETVDDLTAPMVTPPWQE; encoded by the coding sequence GTGATCCTCCCCTCCCACCTTTCGGTCCGGGACGGCCGCCTCGCGATCGGCGAGCACGACACCGTCGAACTCGCCGGAAGGTTCGGCACCCCGCTCTACGTCACGAGCGAGGATAGGATCCGCGAGAACTTCCAGAGGCTCTCCGGCGCGCTCACCGCCCACTACCCGAAGGTCAGGCTCCTCTACGCCGCAAAGGCGAACGGCAACCTCGCGATCTTTAAGATCCTCGCGTCACAGGGCGCCGGGGCCGATGTCTTCTCCGCAGGAGAGGTCGCGCTCGCCCTCGCCGCCGGGATGCGCCCGGCCTCACTCCTCTTCAACGGGAGCTCAAAGACACCCGCAGACCTCGCCCTCGCGGTCGAGAAGGGGATCCGGGTCTCGGTGGACTCGCCCGACGAACTCCGGCAGCTCGACGCCGCGGCCGGGGAGGCGGGCAAGACCGTCGATATCGCCTTCCGGGTCAACCCGGCGATCGAGGTCCCGACCCACCCGAAGATCGCGACCGGTCTTGCCACGAGCAAGTTCGGTATCCCCGCAGCCCGGATCCTTGATGCCTACCGGGAGGCGCTCGCCCTCGAGCACGTCAACCCCATCGGGATCCACTGCCACATCGGCTCGCAGATCCTGGCCGTGGAGCCCTTCGCCCGCGAGGTGGAGGTCCTGATCGGTGTCGCCCGCGACCTGATCGAGATCGGGGTAAACCCGAAGTTCATCGATATCGGGGGCGGTCTCGGCATCCCCTACCGCCGCGAGACCGACCGGGCCCCGACACCGGAGGAGTACGCCGGAGCGGTGATGCCGATCTTCCTCCGCGGCATCAAAGAGCTCGGGATCGAGCCCGAACTCTGGGTCGAGCCCGGCCGGTGGCTCGTCGCCGACTCGACAGTGCTTCTCACGCGGGTCAACTCCGTCAAGACCGCCCACAAGACGTTCGCGAACGTCGACGCCGGGTTCAACCTCCTGGTCCGGCCGACGATGTACGACTCCTACCACGAGGTCGTCGCGGCGAACAAAGCGGACGCGCCCGCGGTCCGGGAGTACTCCGTCACCGGGCCGATCTGCGAGACGGGCGACATCCTGGCAAAAGATCGTATGCTGCCCGAACTTGCCGCAGGCGACATCATCGCGGTGCTGGACGCCGGGGCCTACGGGTTTGCGATGTCGTCGCAGTACAACAGCCGCCCCCGGTGCGCCGAGGTCCTCCTCGCGGGCAACAGGGCGGCACTGATGCGCCGGGCCGAGACGGTCGATGACCTGACCGCCCCGATGGTGACGCCGCCCTGGCAGGAATGA
- a CDS encoding OB-fold nucleic acid binding domain-containing protein: protein MNFHYLLVDDLLAKEEFDRRVEEKVVEAGDLLDEQTAAMLVVKDLGRSHVRVREIAGASSLVCFFAKVLDVGEPKEFERQDGTTGIVANVTVGDETGRARLTLWDEKAGAVREIEAGDVLEILGRPKGGGKIPDVTAAAVQKATCEIACPDETGPSAASPGPAGDLEVRLIAVGSPRTFKRRDGSEGEMVEAVIGNEDGVFRLVAWSPAVLEGAMPGANVVIRGATARESEQGLEYSLGDAASLLPSCREIAVPTDPVADVKEGGSYSLAGTVVRVQPARSFVTRNGRQSSVRNLVLADATGEVPVVVWGERAEEHLAPGDLIEVYNAAAKRGRQGDLEIHVSWGSALVVVAGEEKEIDVEGTIIPTARGAALETGEACYLLAEPLPVGIRVRGRGTVHRGVILLDDVEAVPPDPDDLHRRLDRLSGGA, encoded by the coding sequence GTGAACTTCCATTACCTCCTGGTCGACGACCTCCTCGCGAAAGAGGAGTTCGACCGCCGGGTGGAAGAGAAGGTGGTGGAGGCGGGAGATCTCCTCGACGAACAGACCGCGGCGATGCTGGTCGTCAAAGACCTCGGCCGCTCGCACGTCCGGGTCCGCGAGATCGCCGGGGCCTCCAGCCTCGTCTGCTTCTTCGCGAAGGTCCTCGACGTCGGCGAGCCCAAGGAGTTCGAGCGGCAGGACGGCACGACCGGGATCGTCGCGAACGTGACGGTCGGCGACGAGACCGGGAGGGCCAGGCTGACCCTCTGGGACGAGAAGGCCGGCGCGGTCCGCGAGATCGAGGCGGGCGATGTGCTCGAGATCCTCGGCCGGCCGAAGGGCGGCGGGAAGATCCCCGACGTCACCGCCGCCGCCGTCCAGAAGGCGACGTGCGAGATCGCCTGCCCGGACGAGACGGGGCCCTCCGCCGCCTCTCCCGGCCCGGCAGGCGATCTCGAGGTCAGGCTGATCGCGGTCGGGAGCCCGCGGACGTTCAAGCGGCGCGACGGGAGCGAGGGAGAGATGGTCGAAGCGGTGATCGGGAACGAGGACGGAGTCTTCCGGCTCGTCGCCTGGTCGCCGGCCGTCCTCGAAGGCGCGATGCCGGGGGCAAACGTCGTCATCCGCGGCGCAACCGCACGGGAGAGCGAGCAGGGGCTTGAGTACAGCCTCGGCGATGCGGCATCTCTCCTCCCCTCCTGCCGGGAGATCGCCGTTCCGACGGACCCGGTCGCGGACGTAAAGGAAGGGGGCTCCTACTCGCTTGCGGGAACGGTCGTCCGCGTCCAGCCCGCCCGATCGTTTGTCACGCGGAACGGGCGGCAGTCCTCTGTCCGGAACCTGGTCCTCGCCGACGCAACCGGGGAGGTCCCGGTCGTCGTCTGGGGAGAGCGGGCGGAGGAGCACCTCGCTCCCGGCGACCTGATCGAGGTCTACAACGCGGCCGCGAAACGGGGACGGCAGGGGGATCTCGAGATCCATGTCTCCTGGGGGAGCGCTCTTGTCGTCGTCGCCGGGGAGGAGAAGGAGATCGATGTCGAAGGAACAATCATCCCCACGGCCCGCGGGGCCGCTCTTGAGACCGGCGAGGCCTGTTACCTCCTCGCGGAACCCCTGCCCGTCGGAATCCGGGTGCGCGGGCGGGGAACCGTCCACCGGGGCGTGATCCTTCTCGACGACGTGGAGGCGGTACCGCCCGATCCCGACGATCTCCACCGCCGCCTGGACCGACTCTCCGGCGGGGCCTGA
- the radA gene encoding DNA repair and recombination protein RadA gives MSEIDLEDLPGVGATTAEKLREAGYGTVESVATATTSDLAEAAEIGEATAKKVILAARKMADIGGFKTGRDILDKRKDIKKLRTLVPEFDELVGGGLETQAITEVYGEFGSGKSQLVHQMAVNAQLPEDLGGLAGGVIYVDTENTFRPERIEQMLNGLSDPADLGTIDEVLGRIHVARAHSSDHQMLLLDTARELANDLRTSDYPVRLFVIDSLTSLFRSEYAGRGTLAPRQQKLNRHMHDLLKLIDDHNAVGLVTNQVMSNPGVLFGDPTKPIGGNIVGHTATFRLYLRKSKGGKRVARLVDSPNLPEGEAPFMVEQAGLKPC, from the coding sequence ATGTCAGAGATTGATCTTGAAGATTTACCCGGCGTCGGGGCAACTACAGCAGAGAAACTCCGTGAGGCGGGGTACGGGACCGTCGAGAGCGTCGCAACGGCCACCACGTCCGATCTCGCCGAGGCAGCGGAGATCGGCGAAGCAACTGCAAAGAAGGTGATCCTCGCCGCCCGGAAGATGGCGGATATCGGCGGATTCAAGACGGGCCGCGACATCCTCGACAAGAGGAAGGACATCAAGAAGCTCAGGACCCTGGTTCCCGAGTTCGACGAACTGGTCGGCGGCGGTCTCGAGACCCAGGCGATCACCGAGGTCTACGGCGAGTTCGGGTCAGGGAAGAGCCAGCTCGTCCACCAGATGGCCGTCAACGCCCAGCTCCCCGAGGACCTCGGCGGCCTCGCCGGCGGGGTCATCTACGTCGACACCGAGAACACGTTCCGCCCGGAGCGTATCGAGCAGATGCTCAACGGGCTCTCCGATCCGGCGGACCTCGGCACGATCGACGAGGTCCTCGGGCGGATCCACGTCGCACGGGCGCACAGCTCCGACCACCAGATGCTGCTCCTCGACACCGCACGGGAACTCGCAAACGACCTGCGCACCTCCGACTACCCGGTCAGGCTCTTCGTCATCGACTCGCTGACGTCCCTCTTCCGGTCGGAGTACGCAGGGAGAGGCACCCTCGCTCCCCGGCAGCAGAAACTGAACCGGCACATGCACGACCTCTTAAAACTGATCGACGACCACAACGCCGTCGGCCTCGTGACCAACCAGGTGATGTCGAACCCCGGCGTCCTCTTCGGCGACCCCACGAAACCGATCGGCGGCAACATCGTCGGCCACACCGCGACCTTCCGGCTCTACCTCCGTAAGAGCAAGGGCGGCAAGAGGGTCGCCCGCCTTGTCGACAGCCCGAACCTCCCCGAAGGTGAGGCGCCCTTCATGGTCGAACAGGCAGGGCTCAAACCGTGTTAA
- a CDS encoding phosphoglycolate phosphatase: MLKALVTDVDGTITDQRRRINTGAVEAIRTLVDAGVEVVLASGNTVCFMDGLCKMVGTDGTIIGENGGVYRREFPGTLRIAGDKDASTGAFEVLRDYFADKGTDLELFSAQYRFADVAFARNIDPDEARAVIRDRHLPVRLLDTGFAIHLQALGVNKGTALRELAGEMGILPSEMMAIGDSENDIEMLEVAGVGVAVANAPAPTRSAADWVSERTYGDGFVEAVKKYYPDLFIRSRLTTI; the protein is encoded by the coding sequence GTGTTAAAGGCGCTCGTCACAGACGTCGACGGCACCATCACCGACCAGCGCCGGCGGATCAACACCGGGGCCGTCGAGGCCATCCGGACGCTCGTCGACGCCGGTGTGGAGGTCGTCCTTGCGAGCGGCAACACCGTCTGCTTCATGGACGGCCTCTGCAAGATGGTCGGGACGGACGGGACGATCATCGGCGAGAACGGCGGCGTCTACCGGAGGGAGTTTCCCGGCACCCTCCGGATCGCCGGCGACAAAGACGCCAGCACGGGCGCATTCGAGGTCTTGAGAGATTATTTTGCCGATAAGGGCACCGACCTCGAACTCTTCAGCGCCCAGTACCGGTTCGCCGACGTGGCATTTGCCCGGAACATCGACCCCGACGAGGCCCGGGCAGTCATTCGCGACCGCCACCTCCCGGTCAGGCTGCTCGATACCGGGTTTGCCATCCACCTCCAGGCGCTCGGCGTGAACAAGGGGACGGCGCTCCGCGAGCTTGCCGGCGAGATGGGGATCCTCCCCTCGGAGATGATGGCCATCGGCGACTCCGAGAACGATATCGAGATGCTCGAGGTTGCCGGCGTCGGCGTCGCGGTTGCAAATGCTCCGGCCCCGACCCGATCGGCGGCCGACTGGGTCTCAGAAAGAACCTACGGGGACGGCTTCGTCGAAGCGGTAAAAAAGTATTATCCGGACCTCTTCATCAGGTCCCGCTTAACAACAATATAA
- a CDS encoding PRC-barrel domain-containing protein — protein sequence MSKTFCHALAKKRVMSDDGVLIGTLKNIMVDLDSGGIVDLIVIPDKTFRTEGYRMDEDRMLVPFEAVKNVKDYIVVKRDLMKRSG from the coding sequence ATGAGCAAAACATTCTGCCATGCCCTTGCCAAGAAGAGGGTGATGAGTGACGACGGCGTACTCATCGGGACTCTCAAGAACATCATGGTCGACCTCGATTCCGGGGGAATCGTCGACCTGATCGTCATACCGGATAAGACGTTCAGGACCGAGGGATACCGGATGGATGAGGACAGGATGCTCGTGCCGTTTGAGGCGGTAAAGAACGTAAAAGATTATATTGTTGTTAAGCGGGACCTGATGAAGAGGTCCGGATAA
- a CDS encoding histone family protein, which produces MTDIPLAPVGRIVKKSGAERVSSDANEELAKLMEQYASRIAKEAIKLAGHAGRKTVKATDVRMAAETVR; this is translated from the coding sequence ATGACTGATATACCTCTGGCACCTGTTGGCAGAATCGTGAAAAAGTCCGGCGCGGAACGTGTGAGTTCCGATGCCAATGAAGAGCTTGCAAAACTGATGGAACAGTACGCCTCACGGATCGCGAAAGAAGCGATCAAACTCGCGGGTCACGCGGGCAGGAAGACGGTCAAGGCAACCGACGTTCGTATGGCTGCCGAGACCGTGAGATGA